From the Catharus ustulatus isolate bCatUst1 chromosome 2, bCatUst1.pri.v2, whole genome shotgun sequence genome, the window CATGTGCAATACGACTATACATACACGTGGCTccaagaattttctttttttgtcccGTACAAGCATGTAATGGGAACATAAAACAACAGGAAGACATGAGgaaaaaggcagagagggaaaTTCAGAGCTGTAAGGAATTCATTGCATGAGGAGTAGAGAGGACAATCACATTTGCCTCCAAAATTCACCAGGAACAGTTCCCGCCACTCTCTGTAGGGTGCACTGCCCACTCTGAAGGGCTGATACTCATGGGCACAGCTGGTTGCCAGCAGGCAAACCTCCAAGTTTCCGATTCAGATCCTtacacactgcacacacagcctgtgAAAGGAGACTGAAACGATCAGATAAGCACATAGTTAGGAGCATACGTCAGATTATGAGTAGCGACTCTAAATGAAGTGGAGGCAAAGCATTCTTATTTCCACCTGCCTCAGCCCAGGTATTACTTATTGCCCAGCTGGTTTTCTTCATGAAAGCCCCcatgaaaaattacagttttcttgagacacagccctggagcaaTTCAAAGAGTAAATGCAGTATATGTATGTAGAGATGCTCCGTGTGAACAACTTCGCTACTGGTCTTAGCTGCTGTCTGCATCtttcagggaaaacagaaataaaggcacttactgattattttttaagtttctgTTCATTATCACTATGAACTGCATTATTGTGAGACCTGGCAGCACCACCCTGGAATTGGTTTGAGCTCTAGTGGGCATGGTACAAGTATAGGACAAAACCAGTCCTCATTCCCAAATTTTACTGATAACTTCCAGCCACAAGATACTGGCTGGACAGCCATATCTGCAGAGGATTAGTAAGATTGTACTAGTTGATTCGGTGTTGCTAGGCCTTGTTTTCTGAGgcaaaacactggaacaggctgcccaaggtagtggtggagtcactgtccctggaggtattaaaaaaacctgtagAAGGGGCTctaaatgattttgtgattcagtTTATGCTTTCATTGCCTTGACCTTCACCAACAAAGTCTCCCATCCCTTTGTGCCTCAAGGTGAAAAAACTTGTAAATAGGGGAAAAGAACCAAGTGTGGATCTTTTCTTGAGGAGTCACAGCCCACGCTAGTCTCAGGAACTGAAGTGGGGATGAATCTGAGTGTGCTCAAAGAGCTGGATGATGTCACTGGAAGGCTACTTTTTACGTTTGAAAGGCCATCAAATTTTGGGGAGTACCTAATGGCTTGGAAAAGGTTAAATGTTGCACCTGCCTTCAAAAACAGCAAGGACTACCCAAACTGCTACAGGCTGGTGGCTTCACTTCAGGAAAATCACAAAAGAAAGTTCTCTTGGTAGCCATTTCTTGGCACatagaggagaaaaatgtgacTGGAAAGAGCCAGCATGGATTTACCAAGGGTAATCATCAGGAACAGGTTGTGGAATCCCTATCACTCGTGGTTTTCAAGATCTAACTGAAGAAGGCACTAAGCAAGCTTGTCTTAGTTTAGTTTTTGCCCTTCTGTGACCAGGAGGTTGGACTATAGGCCTCTCGAGGGTCCCTCCGACTTGAATCACTTTCTGGTTCTAAACAAATACTAATTTAGAATCAAAGTAAACATTAATGTTCAGAAAATTTTCAGAGACTTTGCGTAAATGCCCATCACCTGACTTAATAACAAATGTGTTACATGGGTCAATTTTAGAGAAATTATGGTCTTACTGTTATTGTAACAATGTCTGGTTTTATCAATGCCCCATTACACTGAAATTAAAGGAGATACTGTCACCTGTTTTggttgaatttaaaaaaaaaagattttttataaaaatgagaGCGTATTCATCTTACTAATTAAATAAAGCCTGTTTTGTTCAGACTTCTGAGAAGTCCCTGAAAATAAGAGTGATTTGGAAAATAGTAACTTTTTGTTACTCTAATTATTTCTTTAGCATTTATTAagcaataaaaaaccccaaagtcaCTCTattaccttttcttttattttccctcacaGAAGAATTTCTAACTTTTTTATTCctgggatttgatttttttggacCAAAAGGCTTTTATCTAAAACGTATCTCTTCCAGTATTTCTGTGAAAGTGAAAGAActgttaaatttttttacagaaCTTCTGTCTTCATTGAAGTGGAATTGATCTATATACATTTCAGCACAGCACTCAAGGCTGCTCCTCCAGAAGAGAGAGTGCTACAGAAATGTTTGTGGAAGCAGCTGTGGAGTGGGGTGCCTAAATCAACACAAGGAGCCAGCACCCAGCTTTGGCTCCAGTGGGGCTCAATCTTCACCCAGCTGGTGACCTACACAGGGCTTGGCTAGGAAAGCTGAGTTTGTGTGACAgcactcaaaataaaaaaaaacctaaaacaaacaaacaaaaaaccaaccaaacgAAAATGCCATTTTATGTAAAATGGCTTATTTATACTGGAAAGGAGAAGTGATGTAATGCTATTACTCCACAAAATGTTTGCTATGCTGAAGCAATAACACTGACTTGGGGTGCCCACTACATATCTGTACAGAAGTTATATACACAGagtgaaaataaattgtaaatatTGATATTGTTATATTGTATATATAACTAAATATGGTGTACATATTTGTTTATGTGTGTGTACATTTAGatatacacatatgtatatataaatatctagAGCACATACAGATATTCACGGTACTGGGGGTTATTTTTTGAGAGCGAGAGAGAGAGCATCGCGCTCTCGGGGCTCCCTTTCAGCGCCGCTCGGGCAAACCCGGGCAGCGTCCCGGGACCGCGGAgccgcgggggcggggccggggcaatCAGGGGGCGGGGCTTCGGGCTCTGGCCCCGCCCCgtgcggccccgcccccgcggcGCGCGCCGCCCGCAGCCGCCGTGCCGATGCCACGTGGGAGGcggcggagccgccgccgccgccgggccggAGCCGCGGCCCCGCTGACGTTGGGGACGgcgctcgccgggcggcgcgAGGAGGGGAGGTCGCGGAGCCCCCGGGACCGCACCGGGATCGCCGAGACCCGATGGGTGCTCGGCGCGGTGGCGCCCGGCTCGCGGCTCGGCCTCCCGGGCCTAGAggcgctggcggcggcggccgggcctAGAGGCGGCTCCCCGCCCTGGGCGGCGCCCTCGCTGCTGCAGGTGCCGGCGGCGGCCCAGCCGGCCCCGCGGCGGGACGGCAGCGACCTGCCCGCCGGCGCGCCCGCCGCCCTGGCCGTGCTGCGCCTTCAGCCCGGCGCCGAGGGCTCGGcgcgggcggcagcggcggcggccggggccgcgccgcgccTGCGGACCGTCTACGTGAACCCGCGCTGGCTGGAGCGCCAGGCCGCGCtgggggcggcggcggcggccgccagCCCCTGCgccgaggcggcggcggcggcgagcggcgcGGCCGGGGCCCCGGCAccggctcctgctcctgctccggccccagccccggctccgGCAGCGGCTCCGGCAGCGgctccggcggcggcggcggggcagggCGAGGGCGAGGCGGCGGCCACCCCCTACGTGGGGCTGCGGCGGCCGCTGGGCTACAAGCTGGCCAAGGCCACCAAGGAGCGGATCTGGCGGGGGGAGTTCATTGACCTCTTTTCCTTGCTCCACACAGAGCTGGCCCCCGAGCACGGCCCGCGCCCGGGGGACACGCTGGACCAGTGGGTCTCGGCCTTCCTGGTGTACGCCAGCGTGCTGTGCGAGAAGCACCCGGCGCGCTGCGGAGCCATGTTCAAGTACCTGGACACCATCCGCAAGCTGCACGCCACCTACGGCGGCACCTCCTGGATGAACTACGACGAGGACTTCAGGCGGCGGGCGGCCAAGAACCCCTCACTGCCCTGGGGCGACGTGGACTTGGACCTGTGGATGAAGTGGATGGCGCCCCTCAAGTCGCTTGTCCCCAGGCGCCCGCGTGCTGAGAGCGAGACACAGGCCTCGCCGGCccagccgccaccgccgggccAGAGCCCcaagcaggaggagaaaagcCAGGTGTGATGGGCCGATGGCCGCGTgtttctctgcactgctggctgGGCATGGTGCTCCCTCGGACgggaagaggagaaaggggCAGTTGGGGTGCCCTTGTCTTGGTCGGCAGCTCTCGTCTCGTGGCACTGATCCTTTGCTGGTGCTGACCATGGGGACACGGTGTCATG encodes:
- the LOC116992284 gene encoding skin secretory protein xP2-like encodes the protein MPRGRRRSRRRRRAGAAAPLTLGTALAGRREEGRSRSPRDRTGIAETRWVLGAVAPGSRLGLPGLEALAAAAGPRGGSPPWAAPSLLQVPAAAQPAPRRDGSDLPAGAPAALAVLRLQPGAEGSARAAAAAAGAAPRLRTVYVNPRWLERQAALGAAAAAASPCAEAAAAASGAAGAPAPAPAPAPAPAPAPAAAPAAAPAAAAGQGEGEAAATPYVGLRRPLGYKLAKATKERIWRGEFIDLFSLLHTELAPEHGPRPGDTLDQWVSAFLVYASVLCEKHPARCGAMFKYLDTIRKLHATYGGTSWMNYDEDFRRRAAKNPSLPWGDVDLDLWMKWMAPLKSLVPRRPRAESETQASPAQPPPPGQSPKQEEKSQTP